The Deltaproteobacteria bacterium genome has a segment encoding these proteins:
- the rodA gene encoding rod shape-determining protein RodA, with protein sequence MIDRRLFTHFDLVMLGIIAALVCIGFASIYSATHAQMPSVYKKDVYWIIIGSALMLLAIAVNYSYLERSAYFIYGASILLLISVYFIGSSFGGARRWISLGFFSLQPSEFAKLALIIMLARYFNEKSIPERGMGIKDLIPPGVIMMVTFLLIVKQPDLGTGIIVWLIFWSMAFVVKIRFRVIAGLGALFAALAPLGWMFLKDYQKARITSFMNPEADLLGSGYHVMQSKIAIGSGGFLGKGFLHGTQGKLMFLPEHHTDFIFAALAEEWGLLGAIVLLGLFLAFVISGLNTASSSKDRFGFLLAFGIISMFFWQIVINLGMVTGVLPVVGVPLPFVSYGGSFLITSLISAGILLNIKMRRFIF encoded by the coding sequence ATGATAGACAGGCGCCTCTTCACCCATTTCGACTTGGTAATGCTCGGGATAATCGCAGCGCTTGTCTGCATCGGTTTCGCGAGCATCTACAGCGCGACCCATGCCCAGATGCCCTCAGTGTACAAAAAAGACGTGTACTGGATAATAATAGGCTCCGCCCTCATGCTCCTGGCGATTGCAGTCAATTATTCCTATCTCGAGCGGAGCGCATATTTCATATACGGGGCCTCGATACTGCTCCTCATATCCGTCTACTTCATCGGTAGCTCGTTCGGAGGGGCCAGGAGGTGGATCTCCCTCGGGTTCTTCTCGCTCCAGCCTTCGGAATTCGCCAAGCTCGCGCTAATAATCATGCTCGCCAGGTACTTTAACGAGAAATCGATACCTGAAAGGGGCATGGGCATTAAAGACCTCATCCCGCCGGGTGTCATCATGATGGTCACATTCCTCCTCATAGTGAAACAGCCTGACCTCGGGACCGGCATAATCGTCTGGCTCATATTCTGGTCAATGGCCTTCGTCGTCAAGATACGCTTCAGGGTCATAGCGGGCCTGGGCGCGCTCTTCGCGGCGCTGGCCCCTCTCGGGTGGATGTTCCTCAAGGACTACCAGAAGGCCAGGATAACGAGCTTCATGAACCCGGAAGCAGACCTCCTCGGCTCCGGCTACCATGTCATGCAATCCAAGATAGCCATCGGCTCGGGCGGATTCCTGGGAAAGGGCTTCCTCCATGGCACCCAGGGAAAGCTCATGTTCCTCCCCGAGCACCACACTGATTTCATATTCGCGGCCCTTGCGGAGGAATGGGGCCTCCTTGGCGCCATAGTCCTTCTCGGCCTCTTCCTCGCCTTTGTCATATCCGGCCTCAACACCGCATCGAGCTCCAAGGACAGGTTCGGGTTCCTGTTGGCCTTCGGCATAATATCCATGTTCTTCTGGCAGATAGTCATAAACCTGGGCATGGTCACCGGCGTCCTGCCGGTGGTCGGGGTCCCGCTCCCGTTCGTAAGCTATGGCGGCTCGTTTCTTATAACCTCGCTCATATCCGCCGGAATACTCCTTAATATAAAAATGCGGCGCTTCATCTTCTAA
- the recA gene encoding recombinase RecA, which translates to MSTTPGTSANKTKAIDLAISQIEKQFGKGSIMKLGKDGAAPAEISAVSTGSTALDIALGIGGVPRGRVVEVFGPESSGKTTLTLHVAAEAQKLGGTVAFIDAEHALDLSYAKKLGVNVDELLLSQPDTGEQALEIADVLIRSNAVDLIVVDSVAALVPRAELEGEMGDSHMGLHARLMSQALRKLTSTISKSNTCVIFINQIRHKIGVMFGSPETTTGGNALKFYASVRLDIRKIGQIKQGESVIGNRIRVKVVKNKLAPPFRDAEFDILFNEGISREGDILDLGSGVDIVEKSGSWFSYNGERLGQGREAARAFLREHPEITSEIGTKILEHYGVKTAEAKKKEEKK; encoded by the coding sequence ATGTCGACCACGCCCGGAACCTCGGCAAACAAGACCAAGGCAATAGACCTTGCCATAAGCCAGATCGAGAAGCAGTTCGGCAAGGGCTCGATAATGAAGCTGGGAAAGGACGGCGCGGCGCCGGCGGAAATTTCGGCCGTCTCGACCGGCTCGACAGCCCTGGACATCGCGCTCGGCATAGGGGGAGTTCCGAGAGGCAGGGTCGTCGAGGTCTTCGGCCCCGAGTCCTCGGGCAAGACCACCCTCACCCTCCACGTGGCAGCCGAGGCGCAGAAGCTCGGCGGGACGGTCGCCTTCATAGACGCGGAGCACGCTCTCGACCTCTCGTACGCGAAGAAGCTCGGGGTTAACGTGGACGAGCTCCTCCTTTCGCAGCCCGACACAGGCGAGCAGGCCCTCGAGATAGCCGACGTCCTCATAAGGAGCAATGCAGTGGACCTTATCGTGGTAGACTCGGTCGCGGCGCTCGTGCCCAGGGCCGAGCTTGAAGGCGAGATGGGCGATTCCCACATGGGCCTCCACGCCAGGCTCATGAGCCAGGCCCTCCGGAAGCTCACCTCCACCATAAGCAAATCCAACACCTGCGTAATATTCATAAACCAGATAAGGCACAAGATAGGCGTGATGTTCGGAAGCCCCGAGACCACTACCGGCGGCAATGCCCTCAAATTCTATGCCTCGGTAAGGCTCGACATAAGGAAAATAGGCCAGATAAAGCAGGGCGAGTCGGTCATAGGGAACAGGATACGGGTCAAGGTGGTCAAGAACAAGCTCGCCCCGCCGTTCAGGGACGCCGAGTTCGACATACTCTTCAACGAGGGCATATCGAGGGAGGGCGACATCCTCGACCTCGGAAGCGGCGTCGACATAGTCGAGAAGAGCGGTTCGTGGTTCTCCTACAACGGCGAGAGGCTCGGGCAGGGACGCGAGGCCGCAAGGGCGTTTCTCCGCGAGCACCCCGAGATAACCTCGGAGATAGGGACGAAAATACTTGAGCATTACGGCGTAAAGACGGCGGAAGCGAAGAAAAAAGAGGAGAAGAAGTAA
- a CDS encoding CinA family protein: MTLPVIIGEALRKKGLKLAVAESCTGGLLSSMITDIPGSSDYFEGAIVAYANDVKAAMLGVKSSTLASYGAVSRKTAGEMAQGARKSFKADISAAVTGIAGPGGGTPKKPVGLVFIAVSKGSRTTVKRFLFKGGRKAVKKQSAEAALEMLGTALGIKRSGGVR, translated from the coding sequence ATGACTCTTCCAGTCATTATCGGAGAGGCCCTGAGGAAAAAGGGGCTCAAGCTCGCAGTCGCCGAATCCTGCACCGGCGGGCTACTTTCGAGCATGATAACGGACATACCCGGAAGCTCGGATTACTTCGAGGGCGCGATTGTAGCCTATGCAAACGATGTTAAGGCCGCCATGCTCGGGGTAAAAAGCTCCACCCTCGCCTCATACGGGGCCGTCTCAAGGAAAACGGCCGGAGAGATGGCCCAAGGGGCCAGGAAGTCCTTCAAAGCGGATATATCAGCCGCCGTGACCGGCATAGCCGGGCCTGGCGGCGGGACCCCGAAAAAGCCGGTCGGGCTTGTCTTTATCGCCGTCTCAAAGGGGAGCCGAACGACTGTTAAAAGGTTCCTCTTCAAGGGCGGAAGGAAGGCCGTAAAGAAACAATCGGCTGAAGCGGCCCTTGAGATGCTCGGTACGGCCCTCGGCATAAAAAGATCGGGAGGCGTGAGATAA
- a CDS encoding sigma-70 family RNA polymerase sigma factor — translation MPFNDDDELITRSMAGDNAAFEALVKKYQDRVYNICRYMLGAADAEDAAQDAFVKAYRHLDRFTPSPSFKAWITRIAVNSCLDYKRKPAHVSLAMTSREGDEYTLEPQSDSPGPEAALESKKAGEAISAALTGLSEKLRAVIVLYEIEGLSYEEISETLGISIGTVKSRISRAREELKRLLRSQMEQIS, via the coding sequence ATGCCCTTCAACGATGATGACGAGCTGATAACGAGGTCCATGGCGGGCGACAACGCCGCCTTCGAGGCCCTTGTAAAGAAGTACCAGGACCGGGTCTACAACATCTGCCGCTACATGCTGGGCGCGGCTGACGCCGAGGACGCGGCCCAGGACGCGTTCGTAAAGGCCTACCGTCACCTCGACAGGTTCACTCCTTCCCCGAGCTTCAAGGCATGGATTACCCGCATCGCCGTAAACTCCTGCCTCGACTACAAGAGAAAGCCCGCGCACGTCTCGCTCGCCATGACGAGCCGGGAGGGCGATGAATACACGCTTGAGCCCCAGTCAGATTCCCCGGGCCCTGAGGCGGCCCTTGAATCCAAAAAGGCCGGCGAGGCGATATCCGCGGCCCTGACAGGGCTCTCCGAGAAGCTCAGGGCCGTTATTGTTCTCTATGAAATAGAAGGGCTCTCCTATGAGGAGATCTCAGAGACGCTAGGCATCTCGATAGGCACGGTGAAATCGAGGATATCGAGGGCGAGAGAAGAGCTTAAGAGGCTTCTACGCTCTCAAATGGAACAAATCAGTTAA
- the thpR gene encoding RNA 2',3'-cyclic phosphodiesterase — MKESLRLAQARLDRGSPSINWVRPEAMHLTLKFLGEVDERLIDALGNGLENAASGTGPFNLTVEGVGAFPNQRRPRVIWAGIGASAELTELKERIEQSINALGFEPEEREFSPHLTLCRIKTPEDSMLMGSVLSEENPPLKTEFTVSSVVLFKSVLRPKGAEYTAMREAFLQARQ; from the coding sequence GTGAAGGAATCGCTCAGGCTGGCGCAGGCCCGGCTTGACCGGGGGTCTCCGTCGATAAACTGGGTAAGGCCCGAGGCCATGCACCTGACGCTCAAGTTCCTGGGCGAAGTGGACGAAAGGCTTATCGATGCCCTCGGCAACGGGCTTGAAAACGCGGCCTCGGGCACCGGGCCTTTCAACCTCACCGTGGAGGGCGTAGGCGCGTTCCCTAACCAGAGGCGGCCCCGGGTGATATGGGCAGGAATAGGAGCGAGCGCGGAGCTTACGGAGCTTAAGGAGAGGATCGAGCAGAGCATAAATGCCCTCGGCTTCGAGCCTGAGGAACGCGAGTTCTCCCCTCACCTCACGCTTTGCAGGATAAAAACGCCCGAAGACTCCATGCTCATGGGGAGCGTCCTTTCGGAGGAAAATCCCCCGCTTAAAACGGAGTTCACGGTCTCCTCGGTCGTACTCTTTAAAAGCGTATTAAGGCCCAAGGGGGCCGAGTACACGGCCATGAGGGAGGCCTTTCTACAAGCTCGTCAATAA
- the alaS gene encoding alanine--tRNA ligase: MKSSEIRKRFLEFFAKKGHTVVPSSGLIPEGDPTLLFTNAGMVQFKGVFLDEEKRDYARAASCQRCMRAGGKHNDLENVGRTARHHTFFEMLGNFSFGDYFKEGAIEYAWDFLTREMGLPKDRLWVTVFETDQEAEDIWKKVSGLPGERIVRLGEKDNFWSMGDTGPCGPCSEILIDQGPQAGCGRPECAVGCDCDRYLEIWNLVFMQYDRSAEGKLTPLPKPCIDTGMGLERLSAVVQGKLNNYDSDLFERIIARIEELSPVKYGSNPETDISIRAIADHSRAVTFLMADGVLPSNEGRGYVLRRIIRRAARHGRFLGLKEPFLYKVNAAVIESMGEAYPEVVKAADLVARATKGEEERFFETLERGLALLDQEIAALKELNGNVVPGDVAFRLYDTFGFPVDLTADIVRHEGFSVDEDGFNRLMDEQRKMARASWKGLEGRESSQELYKGLANSGLKSEFVGYHMDAVSSPVLCLIKDGRTVDAAFHGDEVEVITGETPFYAESGGQVGDTGVIVGKGFTLKVNGTRRPVNGLIVHYCTVEEGTINVDDTAELAIDVEARDATRRNHTATHILHSILRRKVGEHVRQAGSLVSPRGFRFDFSHFEQLGPELLRDIEREANRAILSNKEVITEVLTYDEAVQRGALAFFGEKYGDLVRMVQVPDVSAELCGGTHARRTGDIGMIKITGEGSVAAGVRRIEAVTGEYALEYVNQAEDALREASQALKVPPAGVPEKIRKMFEEERELEREIERLRGREKAGAAGELMDAARKVDGVTVLAAKVAGGGKELREMADTLRQKLGSGIVVLAAEQDSKAVLLAAVTRDLVPRYSAGEIIKRLAPIIGGKGGGKPDMAQAGGPEAAKISEALEEAYNTVREL; this comes from the coding sequence ATGAAGTCTTCTGAAATAAGAAAACGCTTCCTTGAATTCTTCGCTAAAAAGGGGCACACGGTCGTGCCCTCTTCGGGCCTCATCCCGGAGGGCGACCCGACTCTCCTTTTCACGAACGCCGGCATGGTCCAGTTCAAGGGCGTTTTCCTGGACGAGGAGAAAAGGGACTACGCCAGGGCAGCCTCTTGCCAGAGGTGCATGAGGGCTGGCGGAAAGCACAACGACCTCGAAAACGTGGGTCGGACTGCCCGCCACCATACCTTTTTCGAGATGCTCGGCAACTTTTCCTTCGGGGACTATTTCAAGGAGGGCGCGATAGAGTACGCCTGGGACTTTCTCACCCGCGAGATGGGCCTTCCCAAGGACAGGCTCTGGGTGACCGTCTTCGAGACGGACCAGGAGGCCGAGGATATCTGGAAGAAGGTATCGGGGCTGCCCGGTGAACGGATAGTAAGGCTCGGGGAGAAGGACAACTTCTGGTCCATGGGCGATACCGGCCCTTGCGGCCCGTGCTCGGAAATTCTGATCGACCAGGGCCCTCAAGCCGGATGCGGCAGGCCCGAATGCGCGGTCGGCTGCGACTGCGACAGGTACCTGGAGATATGGAACCTCGTCTTCATGCAGTACGACAGGAGCGCCGAGGGGAAGCTCACTCCCCTTCCAAAGCCCTGCATAGATACCGGCATGGGGCTTGAGCGCCTTTCCGCGGTCGTACAGGGTAAGCTCAACAATTACGATAGCGACCTATTCGAACGCATAATCGCCAGGATAGAGGAGCTTTCCCCGGTTAAATACGGCTCCAACCCGGAGACCGACATTTCGATAAGGGCGATAGCCGACCACTCGCGCGCTGTCACGTTCCTCATGGCAGACGGGGTTCTCCCCAGCAATGAGGGCCGGGGCTATGTCTTGAGGAGGATTATAAGGCGGGCCGCCCGCCACGGCAGGTTCCTGGGGCTTAAAGAGCCTTTCCTTTACAAGGTAAATGCCGCGGTGATCGAGTCCATGGGCGAGGCCTACCCCGAGGTCGTGAAGGCCGCCGACCTAGTGGCGAGGGCGACCAAGGGCGAGGAAGAGCGCTTCTTCGAGACACTCGAAAGGGGCCTGGCGCTCCTCGACCAGGAGATCGCTGCCCTCAAGGAGCTTAACGGCAATGTGGTGCCTGGGGATGTAGCTTTCAGGCTATACGACACGTTCGGGTTCCCGGTCGACCTTACGGCCGATATCGTCAGGCATGAGGGCTTTTCGGTCGATGAGGACGGCTTCAACCGCCTCATGGATGAACAGAGGAAGATGGCAAGGGCCTCGTGGAAGGGGCTCGAAGGCAGGGAGTCCTCTCAGGAGCTCTACAAGGGCCTTGCGAACTCGGGCCTCAAGTCCGAGTTCGTCGGCTACCACATGGACGCGGTCTCATCTCCCGTCCTGTGTCTCATAAAGGACGGCAGAACGGTCGATGCGGCCTTCCACGGCGATGAGGTCGAGGTCATAACGGGAGAAACACCCTTTTACGCCGAATCGGGCGGGCAGGTCGGCGATACCGGTGTAATCGTCGGAAAGGGCTTCACCCTCAAGGTAAACGGGACGAGAAGGCCCGTGAACGGCCTTATCGTGCATTACTGCACGGTCGAGGAAGGCACGATAAACGTGGACGACACCGCCGAGCTTGCGATAGACGTCGAAGCCCGTGACGCGACCCGCAGGAACCACACGGCCACGCACATACTCCACTCAATACTCAGGAGGAAGGTCGGCGAGCACGTGAGGCAGGCCGGCTCGCTCGTCTCTCCGAGGGGCTTCAGGTTCGACTTCAGCCACTTCGAGCAGCTCGGGCCCGAGCTTCTCCGCGACATCGAACGCGAGGCGAACAGGGCGATACTCTCAAATAAAGAGGTCATAACCGAGGTATTGACCTATGACGAGGCTGTCCAGAGGGGCGCCCTCGCCTTCTTCGGCGAGAAATATGGCGACCTCGTCCGGATGGTCCAGGTGCCAGATGTGAGCGCCGAGCTCTGCGGCGGCACACACGCCCGGAGGACCGGCGACATCGGCATGATAAAGATTACGGGCGAGGGCTCGGTAGCGGCCGGCGTAAGGAGGATAGAGGCGGTTACCGGCGAATACGCGCTCGAATACGTGAACCAGGCCGAGGACGCGCTCAGGGAGGCCTCCCAGGCGCTCAAGGTGCCGCCCGCCGGGGTCCCCGAAAAGATAAGAAAGATGTTCGAAGAGGAGCGGGAGCTCGAACGTGAAATCGAGCGCCTCCGGGGCAGGGAAAAGGCCGGGGCCGCGGGAGAGCTCATGGATGCCGCGAGGAAGGTGGACGGCGTCACGGTGCTCGCGGCGAAAGTCGCCGGGGGCGGCAAGGAGCTACGCGAGATGGCCGACACCCTCAGGCAGAAGCTCGGCTCAGGCATAGTGGTCCTCGCCGCCGAGCAGGACTCCAAGGCCGTGCTCCTTGCGGCTGTCACCAGGGACCTTGTGCCGCGCTACAGTGCAGGAGAAATAATAAAGAGGCTCGCCCCCATAATCGGCGGCAAGGGCGGCGGCAAGCCCGATATGGCTCAGGCCGGGGGGCCCGAGGCCGCAAAGATAAGCGAGGCCCTGGAAGAGGCGTACAATACGGTCCGGGAGCTCTGA
- a CDS encoding recombination regulator RecX: MKEKPERKEGGSQDAVQAAFRLLSVRQRSVRELELKLLQKGFDGDAVGKTIEYLLKAGLLDDERFARSLAESRSRHKAWGPARIARDLASRGLDESAVKSALAGCAPEEDSALEAYRRWLKRNSRETGPRAREKAFRHLRARGFSTAAIMKALGGLPPDE; encoded by the coding sequence ATGAAAGAGAAGCCGGAGAGGAAGGAGGGCGGGAGCCAGGACGCCGTCCAGGCGGCCTTCAGGCTCCTGTCCGTAAGGCAGAGGAGCGTCAGGGAGCTGGAATTAAAGCTCCTTCAGAAGGGGTTCGACGGGGATGCGGTCGGTAAAACCATCGAATACCTCCTTAAAGCAGGCCTCCTCGACGACGAGCGATTTGCGAGGAGTCTCGCGGAGTCCAGGTCGAGACACAAGGCATGGGGCCCGGCCAGGATTGCCCGGGACCTCGCCTCAAGGGGCCTTGATGAAAGCGCCGTAAAGTCGGCCCTTGCAGGATGCGCCCCTGAGGAAGATTCGGCACTCGAGGCCTACAGGCGCTGGCTTAAGAGGAACAGCAGGGAAACAGGCCCCAGGGCCAGGGAAAAGGCCTTCAGGCATCTCCGGGCAAGGGGTTTTTCTACAGCCGCCATAATGAAGGCCCTTGGCGGCCTCCCCCCGGATGAATAG
- a CDS encoding type IV pilus twitching motility protein PilT codes for MDLSSILNVAVKSKASDVHLKAGVPPILRVHGSLLPIKNHERLAPDEISRAAMRIMNEVQKETFRQNHQIDMAYSVPGLGRFRVNIFQQRGAVGIVLRVIPIKIQSFDELNLPKVLHTIANEVRGLVLVTGVTGSGKSTTLASVLDQINSQKSCHVITVEDPIEFLHRDKRCIINQREIGVDAPGFSEALRGALRQDPDVIMVGEMRDLETIEIALTAAETGHLVLSTLHTIDAMETINRIVSVFPPYQQKQIRIQLAGVIKAIISQRLIPTKDGKGRVPAVEIMVTTARIRECIEDKERTKDIADAISKGFTTYGMQTFDQSILSLLNKGLITYEEALMQASNPADFELKVKGVSGTSDMGWKDFEKSDKDGGAAPAAPTDIERF; via the coding sequence ATAGACCTGAGTTCCATTCTGAACGTTGCGGTAAAGAGCAAGGCCTCTGACGTGCACCTGAAGGCCGGAGTGCCCCCGATACTACGCGTCCACGGCTCGCTCCTTCCCATCAAGAACCACGAGAGGCTCGCCCCCGACGAGATATCCAGGGCCGCGATGAGGATAATGAACGAGGTCCAGAAGGAGACCTTCCGCCAGAACCACCAGATAGACATGGCGTATAGCGTCCCGGGCCTGGGAAGGTTCAGGGTCAACATATTCCAGCAGAGGGGCGCGGTCGGCATAGTCCTCCGGGTCATCCCCATAAAGATACAGAGCTTCGATGAACTCAATCTCCCGAAGGTCCTCCATACCATAGCAAACGAAGTCAGGGGTCTCGTGCTTGTCACGGGCGTTACCGGGAGCGGCAAATCCACCACCCTGGCCTCGGTCCTCGACCAGATAAACAGCCAGAAATCGTGCCATGTAATAACCGTCGAAGACCCTATCGAGTTCCTCCACAGGGACAAGAGGTGCATCATAAACCAGAGGGAGATCGGGGTCGACGCTCCGGGCTTCTCGGAGGCGCTACGCGGCGCGCTCAGGCAGGACCCTGACGTCATCATGGTCGGCGAGATGAGGGACCTCGAAACGATCGAGATAGCCCTTACCGCGGCGGAGACCGGCCACCTCGTCCTTTCGACCCTCCACACGATAGACGCGATGGAGACCATAAACAGGATAGTCTCGGTCTTCCCGCCGTACCAGCAGAAGCAGATAAGGATACAGCTGGCCGGAGTCATTAAGGCCATAATCTCCCAGAGGCTCATCCCCACGAAGGACGGCAAGGGCAGGGTCCCCGCGGTCGAAATCATGGTCACAACGGCCCGCATAAGGGAGTGCATCGAGGACAAGGAGAGGACCAAGGACATCGCCGACGCTATATCCAAGGGGTTCACCACCTACGGTATGCAGACCTTCGACCAGTCGATACTGTCGCTCCTCAACAAGGGGCTCATCACCTATGAAGAGGCGCTCATGCAGGCCAGCAACCCGGCTGATTTCGAGCTCAAGGTGAAGGGCGTGTCCGGAACGAGCGACATGGGCTGGAAGGACTTCGAGAAGAGCGATAAGGACGGAGGCGCCGCCCCGGCCGCGCCTACCGATATAGAGAGGTTCTGA
- the mrdA gene encoding penicillin-binding protein 2, giving the protein MSGSYFKDKEPKELKGRVYAAVLLAGIAFFMLAARLWYLQVFQHSHFHELSLNNATRLIKATAPRGLIYDRLGVKVAENRPGFDLYIVPEDVKDWDATKRMLAGLVDIEVEDIDDKLEKSKKRPPFQAVKLKQDLTWEETARIESFRFEMPGVLLEVAPKRSYVFSEAVSHVLGYLGEISERELKERESEGEKYSAGDIVGKYGLEKYFEKELRGVDGGKEVEVDAMGRKIRVVNWRPPYPGNDLKLTIDVKTQVAAWAAMRDKVGAAVAMDPKTGKILAMVSSPSFDANALSSRMTPAEWKAVIDNPFNVLNNRAIQGQYPPASTYKPIHAAAALEEGVIAPGTKIFSGPSFWFAGRAYRDWKEEGHGTINVHKAIVQSSDTFFYQVGLMLGVDRLAEYSRKFGFGSKTGLPLNGEKAGLVPSSEWKKKVYKTKWYEGETISVSVGQGYMLTTPLQLLNAYSAIANGGTLWKPILVDEITTPKGEVVYNPEPEKNGDLGVSEKTMEHVRKGLAGVTHEEGGTARFLGRTTDLKIAGKTGTAQVARLIKRTKNVESIPYKLRDHAWFAGFAPYDDPQIAVVVIVEHGGFGASTAAPVAREIFKAFLGEPGELPEGLTADSGAGDGAAAARVSAVRAEVPR; this is encoded by the coding sequence TTGAGCGGCAGCTACTTCAAGGACAAGGAGCCTAAGGAATTAAAGGGCCGGGTCTATGCCGCCGTCCTTCTGGCGGGCATCGCCTTCTTCATGCTTGCGGCCAGGCTCTGGTACCTGCAGGTATTCCAGCATTCCCATTTCCACGAGCTTTCGCTCAATAACGCCACCCGCCTCATAAAGGCAACGGCCCCGAGGGGCCTGATATACGACCGGCTGGGAGTAAAGGTCGCCGAAAACCGCCCCGGTTTCGACCTCTACATAGTGCCCGAGGACGTAAAGGACTGGGACGCTACAAAGCGCATGCTCGCCGGGCTGGTGGACATCGAGGTCGAGGACATCGACGACAAGCTAGAGAAATCAAAGAAAAGGCCCCCGTTCCAGGCGGTCAAGCTCAAGCAGGACCTGACCTGGGAAGAGACAGCCAGGATTGAGAGCTTCAGGTTCGAGATGCCGGGGGTGCTCCTGGAAGTCGCGCCAAAGAGGTCGTACGTCTTCAGCGAGGCCGTGTCCCACGTACTCGGCTACCTGGGCGAAATAAGCGAGAGGGAGCTTAAGGAGCGCGAATCCGAAGGCGAAAAATACTCGGCCGGCGACATCGTCGGCAAATACGGCCTCGAGAAATACTTCGAGAAGGAGCTCCGAGGCGTTGACGGAGGCAAGGAGGTCGAGGTCGACGCCATGGGGAGAAAGATACGGGTCGTCAACTGGAGGCCGCCCTACCCCGGAAACGACTTGAAGCTTACTATCGACGTAAAGACACAGGTGGCGGCCTGGGCAGCCATGCGCGACAAGGTCGGGGCGGCCGTGGCAATGGACCCGAAGACCGGGAAGATACTCGCGATGGTCAGCTCCCCTTCCTTCGACGCGAACGCGCTCTCCTCCCGCATGACGCCGGCGGAATGGAAAGCGGTTATAGACAACCCCTTCAACGTCCTCAATAACCGGGCCATACAGGGGCAGTACCCTCCGGCATCGACCTACAAGCCCATACACGCGGCCGCGGCGCTCGAGGAGGGGGTCATAGCCCCCGGCACGAAAATATTCTCAGGCCCGTCTTTCTGGTTCGCGGGCAGGGCCTACCGCGACTGGAAGGAGGAGGGCCACGGCACCATAAACGTGCACAAGGCCATCGTACAGTCGTCGGATACATTCTTCTACCAAGTGGGGCTCATGCTCGGGGTGGACCGCCTTGCCGAGTACAGCAGGAAATTCGGCTTCGGCTCAAAGACGGGCTTGCCGCTCAACGGCGAGAAGGCCGGTCTCGTGCCGTCGTCCGAGTGGAAGAAGAAGGTATACAAGACCAAATGGTATGAGGGCGAGACCATATCCGTCTCCGTCGGGCAGGGATACATGCTCACTACCCCGCTACAGCTCCTTAATGCGTACTCCGCCATAGCAAACGGCGGCACCCTCTGGAAGCCCATACTCGTGGACGAGATAACGACGCCCAAGGGCGAGGTCGTCTATAATCCGGAGCCTGAAAAAAACGGGGACCTGGGCGTTTCCGAAAAGACGATGGAGCACGTGAGGAAGGGGCTCGCCGGCGTCACCCACGAGGAGGGCGGGACGGCAAGATTCCTCGGAAGGACGACAGACTTGAAGATCGCCGGAAAGACCGGCACGGCCCAGGTCGCGAGGCTCATAAAGAGGACCAAGAACGTCGAGTCCATACCCTATAAGCTCCGCGACCACGCGTGGTTCGCTGGCTTCGCCCCGTACGACGACCCGCAGATAGCGGTCGTGGTGATAGTCGAGCACGGCGGGTTCGGCGCGAGCACGGCCGCGCCGGTCGCGAGGGAGATATTCAAGGCCTTCCTGGGCGAGCCCGGAGAACTACCTGAAGGGTTGACGGCCGATTCGGGCGCAGGGGACGGGGCCGCCGCGGCCAGGGTCTCGGCCGTGCGCGCGGAGGTCCCGAGATGA
- a CDS encoding phosphatidylglycerophosphatase A: MKKIMVFIATGAYVGKIPFMPGTFGTLWGVFFAWLASWLSIESQALITLAVIATSIFVSGQASRALGGKDHPSIIADEISGYLVGIFLIPFTPFNAILVFILFRFFDILKPYPAGLLDRRLGGGAGIVLDDLVAGVYANISAHAVLWLI, encoded by the coding sequence GTGAAAAAGATTATGGTTTTTATAGCCACCGGCGCGTATGTGGGTAAGATACCCTTCATGCCCGGGACCTTCGGGACGCTCTGGGGGGTCTTCTTCGCGTGGCTCGCCTCATGGCTCTCGATAGAGTCGCAGGCCCTCATTACGCTCGCGGTCATAGCGACGTCAATTTTTGTATCCGGGCAGGCTTCGAGGGCGCTTGGCGGCAAGGACCACCCGTCGATTATAGCCGACGAGATAAGCGGCTATCTTGTGGGCATATTCCTTATCCCTTTCACGCCGTTCAACGCAATATTGGTGTTTATTCTTTTCAGGTTTTTTGATATTCTTAAGCCCTATCCGGCGGGGCTCCTGGACAGGCGTCTTGGCGGCGGGGCCGGCATAGTGCTGGACGACCTTGTCGCCGGTGTTTACGCCAATATCTCGGCCCATGCGGTGCTGTGGCTCATTTGA